The following coding sequences lie in one Mus musculus strain C57BL/6J chromosome 11, GRCm38.p6 C57BL/6J genomic window:
- the Hbq1b gene encoding hemoglobin subunit theta-1 codes for MARSQDDQWLVLALWKKMGSNVGIYATEALERTFVAFPSTKTYFPHLDLRPGSSQVKAHAQKVADALTLATQHLDDLPASLSALSDLHAHKLCVDPANFQFFSHCLLVTLARHYPGDFSPEMHASLDKFLGHVTSALVSKYR; via the exons ATGGCTCGGTCCCAGGATGATCAGTGGCTGGTCCTTGCGCTCTGGAAGAAGATGGGCAGCAATGTCGGAATCTACGCGACCGAGGCTTTGGAGAG GACCTTCGTGGCTTTCCCCTCCACCAAAACCTACTTCCCACACTTGGACCTGAGGCCAGGCTCTAGCCAGGTTAAAGCCCATGCCCAAAAGGTGGCCGATGCACTGACTCTCGCTACCCAGCACCTGGACgacctgcctgcttctctgtCTGCTCTCAGTGATCTACATGCGCACAAGCTCTGTGTGGACCCTGCTAACTTCCAG TTCTTCAGCCACTGTCTGCTGGTGACTCTCGCCAGGCACTATCCTGGAGACTTCAGCCCAGAGATGCATGCCTCCTTGGACAAGTTTCTGGGTCACGTGACTTCGGCACTGGTCTCCAAATATCGCTGA
- the Hba-a2 gene encoding hemoglobin alpha, adult chain 2 encodes MVLSGEDKSNIKAAWGKIGGHGAEYGAEALERMFASFPTTKTYFPHFDVSHGSAQVKGHGKKVADALANAAGHLDDLPGALSALSDLHAHKLRVDPVNFKLLSHCLLVTLASHHPADFTPAVHASLDKFLASVSTVLTSKYR; translated from the exons ATGGTGCTCTCTGGGGAAGACAAAAGCAACATCAAGGCTGCCTGGGGGAAGATTGGTGGCCATGGTGCTGAATATGGAGCTGAAGCCCTGGAAAG gaTGTTTGCTAGCTTCCCCACCACCAAGACCTACTTCCCTCACTTTGATGTAAGCCACGGCTCTGCCCAGGTCAAGGGTCACGGCAAGAAGGTCGCCGATGCTCTGGCCAATGCTGCAGGCCACCTCGATGACCTGCCCGGTGCCCTGTCTGCTCTGAGCGACCTGCATGCCCACAAGCTGCGTGTGGATCCCGTCAACTTCAAG CTCCTGAGCCACTGCCTGCTGGTGACCTTGGCTAGCCACCACCCTGCCGATTTCACCCCCGCGGTGCATGCCTCTCTGGATAAATTCCTTGCCTCTGTGAGCACCGTGCTGACCTCCAAGTACCGTTAA
- the Hbq1a gene encoding hemoglobin, theta T2 encodes MARSQDDQWLVLALWKKMGSNVGIYTTEALERTFVAFPSTKTYFPHLDLRPGSSQVKAHAQKVADALTLATQHLDDLPASLSALSDLHAHKLCVDPANFQFFSCCLLVTLARHYPGDFSGEKDACLLGHVSGSCDFCTGLQVMLN; translated from the exons ATGGCTCGGTCCCAGGATGATCAGTGGCTGGTCCTTGCGCTCTGGAAGAAGATGGGCAGCAATGTCGGAATCTACACGACCGAGGCCTTGGAGAG GACCTTCGTGGCTTTCCCCTCCACCAAAACCTACTTCCCACACTTGGACCTGAGGCCAGGCTCTAGCCAGGTTAAAGCCCATGCCCAAAAGGTGGCCGATGCACTGACTCTCGCTACCCAGCACCTGGACgacctgcctgcttctctgtCTGCTCTCAGTGATCTACATGCGCACAAGCTCTGTGTGGACCCTGCTAACTTCCAG TTCTTCAGCTGCTGTCTGCTGGTGACTCTCGCCAGGCACTATCCTGGAGACTTCAGCGGCGAAAAAGATGCATGTCTCCTTGGACACGTGTCTGGGTCATGTGACTTTTGCACTGGACTTCAAGTAATGCTGAATTGA